In Streptomyces sp. NBC_01426, one genomic interval encodes:
- a CDS encoding DUF6243 family protein, with product MTVSKNINNPVGQGGGQRKRQSRAERQNNGPHRNLDRQGAADQKAELVRKMREKAGVTEGSGTDDDTVQS from the coding sequence GTGACCGTCAGCAAGAACATCAACAACCCCGTGGGTCAGGGCGGCGGCCAGCGCAAGCGGCAGTCGCGCGCCGAACGGCAGAACAACGGCCCGCACCGCAACCTCGACCGCCAGGGTGCGGCCGACCAGAAGGCGGAGCTGGTGCGCAAGATGCGCGAGAAGGCGGGCGTGACCGAGGGCTCCGGAACGGACGACGACACCGTACAGAGCTGA